A segment of the Commensalibacter oyaizuii genome:
CACTTCATCCTGCTGTGCAGCAACTACAACTTCAGGCTGCTCTGTAACTTCTGGCTCCACCTTTACTTCTGGTGTTGCCACTTCATTATTATCTTCAGGTTGCGAATCTCTCACCGCATCAGACGTATTTTCTACATAATTGGGATTATTATTCGACGGCTGAGAAGAACGATGGCGTTGTTGGGCAGATTGATTCATCATATTTAAAATACGCGAATAATGTTCTGCATACTGAAAAAAACTTTCAGCAGCAACCCGATCCCCAGAACTTAAGGCATCACGACCATGTTGCAAATATTTTTCATGAAGTTGTTGAGCAGTCCCACGCAGACGTACATCAGGCCCATTACTGTCAAAAACATGATTTCGATTAAACGATACTTGTCCATTTTGATGACGAGAACCACCATTACCCGATCTGTGATAACGGCTGCGCATACGTTTTGTATTCATAAGCTGTTGCTGTGCTTTCCTATTCGCAATAGCATTATTCCAGAAATTTTAAATCCTGAACGGTCGCTATTGTAATTTACTAAAAATATGAAGCGTTTAAAAATATAAAACTAATCTGGTTTCTTACTTTTATGAGAAAATCCATCAGATTACTAAAACAGTATATGTTCACCATTACTGTTTTATTATTTTACGATTTATTTAACAATAAATCGATATCTCCTTATTATATTCTGCCTCGTGATAAAACAAGGGCTCTAATGCAACCATTTAGGTCTTGTTGTATTTGAACAACAGATAATCCCTTTGATACAGCAATAGCACTGACCTCTTGGTCTTGTTCTATGCCTAATTCAAATATTAATATACCGTTCTCTGACAATAAATCAACTGCCTGATTACAAATATAACGATAGGCCTCTAGTCCATCACCACCACCATCCAATGCCGACATTGGTTCATATTCTTTTACCTCTGGCATCAACTTTAATAGCTCTTTTTGTCGAATATAAGGAGGATTGGACAAAATTACATCAAATCGCCCTTTTAATGCATCGGCCCAATGTCCATTAAGAAACGCAGCTCGTTGATTCAGATGACAATATTGCGCATTTCGTTGCGCCAAAATAACTGCATCCAAAACTTTATCAATACCAATTCCAAAAGCATTAGGATACTCGGACAAAGCAGCCAATAATAAGCACCCTGTTCCTGTTCCTAAATCTAGAAATTGATATCTTTCGTCTCGTTTTGGAAGAAATTTCAGCAAAGCCTCAATCAAGGCCTCACTATCCGCTCTGGGGATCAGGGTTGCAGGAGATACGGCTAAATCCAAACTCCAAAATCCTTGTTCTTGTAAAATATATGCAAAAGGTTCACGCTTTGCCCGTCGGGCAAAGAATTGACGGCACTGCACGCAATCAACGAGACCATTCCTATCCATTAAGAAGAATTCAGTCATATTTTTTTTCAAAGCAGCCGCAATTAATAATTGTGCCTCTCTCCTAGGATCTTCAATGCCCGCTGTTTGTAATATCTGCTCCCCTTCTTGGATTAGTAATCCTAGAGGAATTTTCGCATCCTGCATTAATTAGAACTTTAATAACTCTTCATAAGATCATTAATTCAAAACTCATAATGTATAGATAAATGTTTCATATCCCATTATTAAACCTATCATATTTGTTTACAACAAATACATTCAATCAACAGATTATAAACTGCAGATAAGCGATTTTATATTCTACAATTAATGATTAACGTAAAAAATAAACTACCCTCTATACATAGACCTCTATATCAATATGTCATTCGGTCTAGAACCTATTTACCCTTAACGGTTTACATTCCAACTTCTTAATAAACTCTACATCGCTTCTTCGGCGGCCAACAACCTAGATTGTTCTTCCTGTGCCAAACTATCAACAATTTCATCAAATTCGCCCAGCATAATACGATCTATTTTGTGTAAAGTCAGGTTAATTCGATGATCGGTAACCCGCCCTTGTGGGAAATTGTACGTACGAATACGTTCTGAACGATCCCCTGTCCCCACTTGAGAACGACGATTTTCTGCACGATCGGCATGGGCTGCGGCACGTTGTTGTTCGTATAAACGCGCACGTAAAATTTTCATTGCTTTGGCTTTATTCTTGTGCTGGCTCTTTTCCTCTTGCATTGCAACTACAACGCCTGATGGTATGTGGGTGATACGCACGGCACTTTCTGTCTTATTCACGTGCTGCCCCCCCGCACCAGAGGCACGATAGACATCAATCCGTAAATCTTTTTCATCAATCTCAACGTCAACATCTTCGGCTTCTGGCAAGACGGCAACCGTCACAGTAGAGGTATGAATACGCCCCTGACTTTCCGTTGCAGGGACACGTTGCACCCGATGCACCCCAGATTCATATTTCATTCGGGCAAACACATTGGTACCGGAAATAGAAGCCATCGCTCCTTTTATTCCACCAACGCCAGTATCATCATATTCCATGACCTCAAAACGCCAGCCTTTTGCATCGGAATAGCGTTGATACGCCCCAAATAACTCGGCGGCGAATAATCCAGCTTCATCACCACCTGCTGCAGGGCGAATTTCTAAAATAGCACTCCCTGCATCGGCCTTATCTTTTGGCAACATCGCCAACCGAATTTGATGTCTTAATGCAGGCAACTTTTCATTTAATGCCTCCAACTCGGCCTCTGCCAAATCCTTCATTTCAGGATCTTGTAACATTTCTTCAGCAGCTTTAGCCTCTTCCTCTGCGTTTCGCAGACCATGTACCAATTCCACCAAGGATGTTAAGTCGGCATATTCACGCGAGGCCTCGATAAATTCGTCCCCCGAGATTTCTGTTGATAATAAATGTTGCAACTCTTCTGATCTTGCAACAATTTTATCCAGACGATCATTTAAACTTGCAGAAAATTCTTCGGAAGACATTGATTATTTCGCCATTTTCATTTTTAGATGAGCAACAAGATCAGTCACTGCGACCTCGCTTTGTTCACTCGAAGTTAAATCTTTAACTTGCACAACTTGTTTTTGTGCTTCGTTTTCACCAATCAACACTGCCATTACGGACTCTTGCTTGTTGGCCCTGTCCATTTGTTTACGGAAATTACCTTTATATGCAATTTCAGCATAAATTCCATGACGCCGCAAATCTTGTAACACAGAAAACGTCATATCATGCACGTCATCAGAAAATGGAATAACAGCAACGGATTTTATTTTGGAAGGAACTTGCTCCAACAACAATGCCAAACGTTCAACTCCTGCGGCCCAACCTATCGATGGGACCGAAGGACCACCCATTTCTTCAACCAGCCCCTCGTAGCGACCGCCTCCCAAAACCGTGCCTTGGGCACCCAATTTTGTGGTAACAAATTCAAAAACTGTATGGCTATAATAATCCATTCCACGCACAATATATGGATTTTCCGTAAATGGTATTTTAAACTGATCCAAAGCTTTGCGTAATTTATCCCAAAAACCTTTGGCTTTGTCTGTCATGTGATGTGACAACGCTGGTGCATCTTGTAACAAAGCACGATCTTTTGGATCTTTACTGTCCAAGATTCGTAAGGGGTTTTTTTCCAAACGTTTTAGACTGTCCTCTGATAAATCTGATTGGAATTTTTTAAAATATGCAATCAATGCCTCGCGCCATGCCTTACGACTGGCCTGATCACCCAATGTATTTAATTCCAAGGTTATATCGTCTACAACCCCTAATTCCTGAAGAATATGATACCCCATTGCGATAATTTCAGCGTCAGCAAATGGTGTTGAGGTACCTAGCAATTCAGCACCAATTTGATGAAATTGACGATAACGTCCTTTTTGCGGACGTTCGTATCGAAACATTGGACCCACGTAAAAAGCTTTTTGTGGCAAAGATTGTGTTAACCCATTGGTCACCAACGCACGACAAATACCCGCCGTACCTTCAGGACGCAAGGTCAAAGAATCCCCACCCCTATCCTCAAAACAATACATTTCCTTGGAAACAATATCTGATGTATCCCCCAAAGAACGGGAAAAAACCCTTGTATCTTCGAATATAGGGGTAATCCATTCTTCAAACCCATATAAAGAAGTTACTCTTTTTGCAACTTCAATAACATGTTGATGACGTCTAGATTCTTCACCAATCAGATCATGCGTTCCACGAACGGGCTTTACCACACTCACGCTTTTACTATCCTGTTTCTATTTAAAATTATTTAGAAGATGCGGCTTTTTCTGCCGCTTTTTGGGCTTCAATAACGGCGGCTTTTTTCTCGACCAAATCAACGATGTGATCAATCATGTCCTCTACTGGTACTGTATGATCTTGTTTGCCCGCAACATATACCATATGACGGCCAGAACCACCCCCTGTAACCCCAACATCAGTCATGGTTGCTTCACCAGGACCATTAACCACACATCCAATAACGGACAAAGTTAACGGGGTTTCAATATGTGCCAAACGCTCTTCAAGCGCTGCAACCGTTGGAATGACCTGGAATCCTTGACGGGCACAAGATGGACAAGAAATAACTTTAACCCCACGATGACGTAAGCCAAGGCTTTTTAAAATGTCCCAACCAACGGCGACCTCTTCCTCTGGTTCTGCTGACAAAGATACCCGCATTGTATCACCAATACCAGCCCATAATAACGAACCAAGACCAATCGAAGATTTTACTGTTCCCGCACGTTTACCCCCAGCCTCGGTAATACCAATATGTAATGGATAATCACAGGCTTCGGATAATAAGCGATAAGATTCAACAGCCAAAAAAACGTCAGATGCTTTTACACTGATTTTAAATTCACGAAAGTCATTGTCTTCTAAAATCTTTGCGTGTTCTAAAGCACTTTCAACCAAGGCATCAGGATTAGGTTCACCATATTTTTCTAGCAAATGCTTTTCCAAAGAACCCGCATTCACCCCAATACGCATAGAGCAATTATAGTCCTTGGCGGCTTTGATTACTTCGCGCACCCGCTCAGCACTGCCGATATTACCTGGGTTGATGCGCAAGCATGCAGCGCCAGCTTTTGCAGCTTCGATAGCCCTTTTATAATGAAAATGAATATCAGCAACAATGGGAACATTCACATTTTGGACGATCTCTTTTAATGCGGCAGTGCTTTCTTCATCAGGGCAAGAAACACGCACAATATCCACGCCCACTTTTTCAGCGCGTTTGATTTGATCAATGGTTGCCTTGGCATCACTGGTCAATGTATTGGTCATGGTCTGTACACTGATTGGGGCACCGCCCCCAACAGGAACCGAACCAACATGAATTTGACGCGTTTTGTTGCGTTCAATATGCTGATATGGACGTAAGCTCATTTAACTTTTCTCTCCGAAATCTCAATAATAAAGCAAAAATCAGATTTTTAAATCTAAGGAACTCATCTTTTCTTTGCTTATATTTTCTATTTATTTAGTCTTTCAATCTTCAACGTGCAATTCATAATACAAAATATGTTTATCGATTTAACTGTTTTGCATTTAAATCATCTGCGGACATTTCTTTGTGTTTGGGCTTAATCAACGCAGGTTTAAGCCTATTGGTTTTTACAACTGGTGGCGATATCACTTTGCTTTGCGTATCTGTAGAATTTGCACCTCCTGGCGCTTCAGAAACAGAAAGTAACTTCTCCAAACGCTTCGCATTCAGCACAAAACGCCGTAGGCTTTTCCCTTTTTTCCCTAGCGGTGCAGACTGCTTATCACCTTTTTCAACAATAATCCCACTGGGGTTACCAATCGTCATAATTACTTCGGGTTGATCTTGTGGTAATTCCCAACGCTCTCCAGCCTTTAAAGTATTTTGATATAAAACATGCCCCAACTTGTCCTTAACCAATAACCAACTAGATGAATGCGCAATAATAAATACTTTCTGATCTTTTTCCTGCTTTGCATTGTCAGGTTGTTGTTTTGGCTCAGTCTTTTCTGTATTTGGATTTTCTTTGGTCTCTTTTCCCCAATCAGGTATCCCAGCTGTTGGCAACTGGGCTTGTGAAGGAGGTTGAGCAGGCGAAGTTACTTGTGAGGGTGGTATATTTTCATTGCCCTGCTGCATTTCTTTAGGAAGTGGCGCAGGATGTTCTGAAGGCATAACAGATGCGATTTGAGGGGACATTTTATGAATATCGGTATTTTGTTGACCGTCATGCATTACTTTTGAAGCATCTGGTATTGTTTCGGCTGGTACTTTATGATGATCAGTTATTTTATACCATCCAATATAAGCACCAATAACAATCAAAATACTAAAAAAAACCATAACCCCCGCGGGAACCCCACTGTGAGGAACAGGAGCTGGGAACATTAATTTAGGTTTTTCTTGGCTTCCTTGATGTTCATGACGAAAACGCGTTACCAGCACATCGCTATCTAATTTTAATAACTCTGCGTAAGCGCGCAAGAAACCAGATGCATAAGCAATACCAGGCAATTGATCAATACGCCCATCTTCAAGCGCTTGTAAAAAAACAAGACGAATGCGTAGCCTTTGTGATACTTCTTCAAGGCTTAACCCAAGCTGCTCTCTGTTATGACGAAGCGTATCCCCAACAGAGCTACCATATTTATCAGAGGGCAATTGAGTTGCATTAGTCATGCTTCTTTTTCAACCTATTCCGCTATAATATTAATGATCCACACGTTTACGTCTTGCAACCAAAGCATCGACAGCTTGCTTAACAAGTGTTTGAATAATTTCAGCAACTGGTAAAATTTCTTTCACCATACCTACAGATTGTCCAGCCATAACAGACCCATTTTCAACATCACCATCTTTTACCGCCCGGCGTAAAGCTCCGGCCCAAAAATGCTCGATATCTAGCTGTGCATCTTCTTTTGTCATTTCCTGACGTTGATATTTTTGGATAACTTCTGCCTGATGCTTCATAAAGGCTTTTGTTGCTTTATTTGCTAGCGCCCTAACGGGAATAACAGGAAAACTATCGTCAATTTGTACTGAGGCAATTGCATCTCGTGCTGCGGCATGAATAAACGCTTTTTTAAAGTTGTCGTGCGCACGACTTTCCTTAGATGCAGCAAAAATTGTTCCCAATTGCGCACCAGATGCCCCCATCTCCAAATAAGAAAGAATGGCATCGCCACGTCCAATCCCACCAGCAACAAAAACTGGCACATCTCGGATAAAGGGTAAAATTTCTTGGGCTAATACTGTCAAAGATACTGGGCCGATATGACCACCGGCCTCTGCCCCTTCAATAATCAACGCATCAGCACCCATTTTAATTAATCGTTTGGCCAATACCGCTGCTGGGGCAAAAGCGACGACTTGTGCGCCACCATCTTTGATTTGCTTGATCGCTGCACTAGAAGGAACCCCACCAGCCAAAACGATATGCTTTACCTGATTACGTAAGCAAACTTGAATTAATTCATCAAGCTTGGGATGCATTGTAATCAAATTTACCCCAAATGGTTTGTCTGTTAATTTCTGAGTGGCAATAATCTCATCGTCAAGCATCGACGGTTCCATTGCACCACAAGCAATAACACCAAACCCACCCGCATTTGAAATAGCAGAAACCAAATAACGGTCGCTGACCCAAGACATTGCCCCACCAAGAATGGCGTGCTTGCTGCCTAGAAAATCGCTGCCTCGCTGACACATACAAGTGAATTCACGCAAAGCCTCTTGATCGAATACTATAGAATGATCAGACATTATTTAGCATCCAATCCATAAGCTGTGTGCAAAGCACGTACCGCAAGTTCAACATATTCCGCAGCAACAAGGACTGAAACTTTTATTTCACTGGTCGAAATAACTTGAACATTAATCGAGCGTTCAGACAGTGTTTTAAACATCGTATTTGCAACCCCCGTATGAGATCGCATACCAATACCAACCACGCTAATTTTAACCACATCATCGTCAGTCAATAATTCGGCATATCCAATTTTATCTTTTTCACGTTCTAACAAATGCTGAACATTCAATAAATCTGTTTTTGGAACGGTAAACGTCATATCCGTTCTTTG
Coding sequences within it:
- a CDS encoding DUF4167 domain-containing protein → MNTKRMRSRYHRSGNGGSRHQNGQVSFNRNHVFDSNGPDVRLRGTAQQLHEKYLQHGRDALSSGDRVAAESFFQYAEHYSRILNMMNQSAQQRHRSSQPSNNNPNYVENTSDAVRDSQPEDNNEVATPEVKVEPEVTEQPEVVVAAQQDEVQKPAPVRPARRGRPARSTTVKKKEPEENK
- the prmC gene encoding peptide chain release factor N(5)-glutamine methyltransferase; the encoded protein is MQDAKIPLGLLIQEGEQILQTAGIEDPRREAQLLIAAALKKNMTEFFLMDRNGLVDCVQCRQFFARRAKREPFAYILQEQGFWSLDLAVSPATLIPRADSEALIEALLKFLPKRDERYQFLDLGTGTGCLLLAALSEYPNAFGIGIDKVLDAVILAQRNAQYCHLNQRAAFLNGHWADALKGRFDVILSNPPYIRQKELLKLMPEVKEYEPMSALDGGGDGLEAYRYICNQAVDLLSENGILIFELGIEQDQEVSAIAVSKGLSVVQIQQDLNGCIRALVLSRGRI
- the prfA gene encoding peptide chain release factor 1, with the translated sequence MSSEEFSASLNDRLDKIVARSEELQHLLSTEISGDEFIEASREYADLTSLVELVHGLRNAEEEAKAAEEMLQDPEMKDLAEAELEALNEKLPALRHQIRLAMLPKDKADAGSAILEIRPAAGGDEAGLFAAELFGAYQRYSDAKGWRFEVMEYDDTGVGGIKGAMASISGTNVFARMKYESGVHRVQRVPATESQGRIHTSTVTVAVLPEAEDVDVEIDEKDLRIDVYRASGAGGQHVNKTESAVRITHIPSGVVVAMQEEKSQHKNKAKAMKILRARLYEQQRAAAHADRAENRRSQVGTGDRSERIRTYNFPQGRVTDHRINLTLHKIDRIMLGEFDEIVDSLAQEEQSRLLAAEEAM
- the hisS gene encoding histidine--tRNA ligase — protein: MSVVKPVRGTHDLIGEESRRHQHVIEVAKRVTSLYGFEEWITPIFEDTRVFSRSLGDTSDIVSKEMYCFEDRGGDSLTLRPEGTAGICRALVTNGLTQSLPQKAFYVGPMFRYERPQKGRYRQFHQIGAELLGTSTPFADAEIIAMGYHILQELGVVDDITLELNTLGDQASRKAWREALIAYFKKFQSDLSEDSLKRLEKNPLRILDSKDPKDRALLQDAPALSHHMTDKAKGFWDKLRKALDQFKIPFTENPYIVRGMDYYSHTVFEFVTTKLGAQGTVLGGGRYEGLVEEMGGPSVPSIGWAAGVERLALLLEQVPSKIKSVAVIPFSDDVHDMTFSVLQDLRRHGIYAEIAYKGNFRKQMDRANKQESVMAVLIGENEAQKQVVQVKDLTSSEQSEVAVTDLVAHLKMKMAK
- the ispG gene encoding flavodoxin-dependent (E)-4-hydroxy-3-methylbut-2-enyl-diphosphate synthase, translated to MSLRPYQHIERNKTRQIHVGSVPVGGGAPISVQTMTNTLTSDAKATIDQIKRAEKVGVDIVRVSCPDEESTAALKEIVQNVNVPIVADIHFHYKRAIEAAKAGAACLRINPGNIGSAERVREVIKAAKDYNCSMRIGVNAGSLEKHLLEKYGEPNPDALVESALEHAKILEDNDFREFKISVKASDVFLAVESYRLLSEACDYPLHIGITEAGGKRAGTVKSSIGLGSLLWAGIGDTMRVSLSAEPEEEVAVGWDILKSLGLRHRGVKVISCPSCARQGFQVIPTVAALEERLAHIETPLTLSVIGCVVNGPGEATMTDVGVTGGGSGRHMVYVAGKQDHTVPVEDMIDHIVDLVEKKAAVIEAQKAAEKAASSK
- a CDS encoding helix-turn-helix domain-containing protein; this encodes MTNATQLPSDKYGSSVGDTLRHNREQLGLSLEEVSQRLRIRLVFLQALEDGRIDQLPGIAYASGFLRAYAELLKLDSDVLVTRFRHEHQGSQEKPKLMFPAPVPHSGVPAGVMVFFSILIVIGAYIGWYKITDHHKVPAETIPDASKVMHDGQQNTDIHKMSPQIASVMPSEHPAPLPKEMQQGNENIPPSQVTSPAQPPSQAQLPTAGIPDWGKETKENPNTEKTEPKQQPDNAKQEKDQKVFIIAHSSSWLLVKDKLGHVLYQNTLKAGERWELPQDQPEVIMTIGNPSGIIVEKGDKQSAPLGKKGKSLRRFVLNAKRLEKLLSVSEAPGGANSTDTQSKVISPPVVKTNRLKPALIKPKHKEMSADDLNAKQLNR
- a CDS encoding NAD(P)H-dependent flavin oxidoreductase; protein product: MCQRGSDFLGSKHAILGGAMSWVSDRYLVSAISNAGGFGVIACGAMEPSMLDDEIIATQKLTDKPFGVNLITMHPKLDELIQVCLRNQVKHIVLAGGVPSSAAIKQIKDGGAQVVAFAPAAVLAKRLIKMGADALIIEGAEAGGHIGPVSLTVLAQEILPFIRDVPVFVAGGIGRGDAILSYLEMGASGAQLGTIFAASKESRAHDNFKKAFIHAAARDAIASVQIDDSFPVIPVRALANKATKAFMKHQAEVIQKYQRQEMTKEDAQLDIEHFWAGALRRAVKDGDVENGSVMAGQSVGMVKEILPVAEIIQTLVKQAVDALVARRKRVDH